From one Triticum aestivum cultivar Chinese Spring chromosome 4B, IWGSC CS RefSeq v2.1, whole genome shotgun sequence genomic stretch:
- the LOC123093773 gene encoding endoribonuclease Dicer homolog 1, whose product MAGGGEQPGAVSYWYDACEDEDDPSLLFDFAASADFGPGLMPVMDSSGINFAASAGFDPAAMGCGIDFASADFDPGLLPAMDCGVEDGLVDEIDRILESINDESAPAPAPQPPPPSQPVAPQPPAERAQEAAAAAVANNAVAVVGSGQRSQAVEPRRETRSVEPRKEIRSLDPKETRSLDPRKETRRESYGGSMNGGRGGEWRDGKRPRLAPGAHGEPRPDSRRRPMLPPPSRGWEERRGRRDFVDRPRKRDRDSNPAHRREARGFWERDRGGKMVFRPGTWEQESEREGKRARTHNGGSVEKTAEADKAASAQKEKPLAEEQARHYQLEVLEQAKSRNTIAFLETGAGKTLIAVLLIKSICDKMMKENRKILAVFLVPKVPLVYQQAEVIRERTGYRVGHYCGEMGQDFWDARKWQREFDSKQVLVMTAQILLNILRHSIIKMDAIHLLILDECHHAVKKHPYSLVMSEFYHTTPKDKRPVVFGMTASPVNLKGVTSQEDCAIKIRNLESKLDSIVCTIKDRKELEKHVPMPFEVVVQYDKAATLCSLHEQIKQMEAAVEEAALCSSKRTKWQFMGARDAGSRDELRLVYGVSERTESDGAANLIQKLRAINYALGELGQWCAYKVAQSFLTVLQNDERANYQVDVKFQESHLKKVVDLLHCQLTEGAAVKSETNDVEMHNTENHNPSELEDGELPDSHAVSVGEHVDEVIGAAVADGKVTPRVQALIKILLKYQHTDDFRAIIFVERVVTALVLPKVLAELPSLSFIRCASLIGHNNNQEMRTSQMQDTIAKFRDGRVTLLVATSVAEEGLDIRQCNVVIRFDLAKTVLAYVQSRGRARKPGSDYILMVERENLAHETFLRNARNSEETLRKEAIERTDLSHLDGTLLNSIDTSPDSMYQVESTGAVVSLNSAVGLVHFYCSQLPSDRYSILRPEFIMQKHEKPGGSMEYSCKLQLPCNAPFEKLEGPICGSIRLAQQAVCLAACKKLHEMNAFTDMLLPDRGSGEGEKTEQNEGDPLPGTARHREFYPEGVAEILRGEWILCGRDGCQSTQFIKLYMYSVNCVDVGASKDPFLAQLSNFSIIFGSELDAEVLSTPMDLFVARTMITKASLVFRGPIEVTESQLVLLKSFHVRLMSIVLDVDVDPSTTPWDPAKAYLFVPVGTEKCTDALREIDWTLVNSIVNTDAWNNPLQKARPDVYLGTNERTLGGDKREYGFGKLRNGTAFGQKAHPTYGIRGAIADFDIVKASGLVPSRDRGYSSDYQNQGKLFMADSCWDAKDLSGMVVTAAHSGKRFYVDCICYNMNAENSFPRKEGYLGPLEYSSYADYYKQKYGVELVYKKQPLIRARGVSYCKNLLSPRFEHSEAREGDFSENVDKTYYVYLPPELCLVHPLPGSLIRGAQRLPSIMRRVESMLLAVQLKETIDYPVPAVKILEALTAASCQETFCYERAELLGDAYLKWVVSRFLFLKYPQKHEGQLTRMRQQMVSNMVLYQFALNKTLQSYIQADRFAPSRWAAPGVLPVFDEETRESEPSIFGEGSIPGNEVQKDYDDDYTDSIQEEGEIDGDSSCYRVLSSKTLADVVEALIGVYYVAGGKIAANHLMKWIGIHAELDPQEIPPPKPYNIPESILKGIDFETLEGILGMKFQNKGFIIEAITHASRPSSGVSCYQRLEFVGDAVLDHLITKHLFFTYTDLPPGRLTDLRAAAVNNENFARVAVRRKLHGHLRHGSSALEKQIREFVKDVREEISKSGFNSFGLGDCKAPKVLGDIIESIAGAVFLDSGYDTSAVWKVFQPLLEPLVTPETLPMHPIRELQERCQQQAEGLEYKASRAGNVATVEVFVDGVQIGVAQNPQKKMAQKLAARNALVVLKEKETAAKKETEKDGDKNNAGFTRQTLNDTCLRRQWPMPQYRCINEGGPAHAKRFVYAVRVNTSDRGWTDECVGEPMPSVKKAKDSAAMLLLELLNRSFPEKPDGKK is encoded by the exons ATGGCGGGAGGAGGCGAGCAGCCGGGAGCGGTGTCCTACTGGTACGACGCGTGCGAGGACGAGGACGACCCGTCGCTGCTCTTCGACTTCGCCGCGTCCGCCGACTTCGGCCCGGGGCTCATGCCCGTCATGGACAGCAGCGGCATCAACTTCGCCGCGTCCGCGGGCTTCGACCCGGCGGCCATGGGCTGCGGCATCGACTTCGCGTCCGCGGATTTCGACCCGGGCCTCTTGCCCGCCATGGACTGCGGCGTCGAAGACGGCTTGGTCGACGAGATCGACCGGATACTCGAGAGCATCAACGACGAGAGCGCCCCCGCCCCcgcaccgcagccgccgccgccgtctcagCCTGTGGCTCCCCAGCCGCCAGCGGAGCGGGCGCAGGAGGCTGCTGCTGCGGCTGTGGCCAACAATGCCGTGGCGGTGGTGGGCTCAGGGCAGAGGAGCCAGGCCGTCGAGCCTAGGAGGGAGACGAGAAGCGTCGAGCCCAGGAAGGAGATTAGAAGCCTCGACCCGAAGGAGACTAGAAGCCTCGACCCGAGGAAGGAGACGAGAAGGGAGTCGTACGGCGGTTCCATGAACGGCGGTCGCGGCGGGGAGTGGAGAGACGGGAAGCGTCCTCGCCTCGCCCCTGGGGCTCACGGGGAGCCGCGCCCTGATTCGCGGCGGCGGCCGATGCTTCCGCCGCCCTCGCGTGGCTGGGAGGAACGGCGCGGGAGGCGCGACTTCGTTGACAGGCCTCGCAAGCGCGACCGCGACAGTAACCCTGCCCACCGCCGCGAGGCTCGAGGGTTCTGGGAGCGGGACCGCGGCGGCAAGATGGTGTTCCGCCCTGGCACCTGGGAGCAGGAGTCTGAGCGCGAGGGAAAGCGTGCCAGGACACACAACGGAGGCTCCGTGGAGAAGACTGCAGAGGCGGATAAGGCGGCTTCCGCCCAGAAGGAGAAGCCTCTCGCCGAGGAGCAGGCGAGACACTACCAGTTGGAGGTGCTTGAGCAAGCAAAGAGCAGGAACACCATAGCCTTCCTCGAGACCGGCGCGGGGAAGACCCTCATTGCTGTGCTGCTCATCAAAAGCATATGTGACAAAATGATGAAGGAGAACAGGAAAATACTTGCTGTGTTCTTGGTTCCCAAGGTGCCTCTTGTGTATCAG CAAGCTGAGGTGATACGCGAGAGGACTGGCTATCGGGTCGGGCACTACTGTGGAGAGATGGGTCAGGATTTCTGGGATGCTAGAAAGTGGCAGCGCGAGTTTGATTCGAAACAG GTACTAGTTATGACAGCTCAAATTTTGTTAAACATCCTCAGGCACAGTATCATTAAAATGGATGCCATACATCTTTTAATTTTAGACGAGTGCCATCATGCAGTGAAAAAACATCCATATTCTCTAGTGATGTCAGAATTTTATCACACAACTCCGAAGGATAAGAGACCAGTTGTTTTTGGTATGACAGCTTCTCCTGTCAACCTAAAGG GAGTCACTAGCCAAGAAGATTGTGCCATCAAGATAAGAAATCTTGAGAGTAAACTGGATTCCATTGTTTGTACTATCAAAGATCGGAAAGAGCTTGAGAAACATGTCCCCATGCCTTTTGAAGTCGTTGTCCAATATGACAAAGCAGCCACCCTTTGTTCCCTGCATGAGCAGATCAAACAAATGGAAGCTGCTGTTGAAGAAGCTGCACTCTGTAGCTCTAAGAGAACAAAGTGGCAGTTTATGGGAGCCAGGGATGCTGGGTCTAGAGATGAGCTGCGCCTTGTCTATGGTGTTTCTGAGCGTACAGAAAGTGATGGTGCAGCTAATTTAATCCAGAAGTTGAGAGCTATAAATTATGCTTTAGGTGAACTAGGACAATGGTGTGCTTATAAG GTTGCACAGTCCTTTTTGACAGTATTGCAGAATGATGAAAGGGCAAACTATCAGGTTGATGTAAAGTTTCAAGAGTCGCATTTAAAGAAGGTTGTTGATTTATTGCACTGCCAGTTGACTGAGGGAGCTGCAGTGAAAAGCGAGACGAATGATGTTGAGATGCATAACACTGAAAATCACAACCCAAGTGAACTTGAAGACGGGGAGCTGCCTGATAGCCATG CTGTTTCTGTAGGTGAACATGTAGATGAGGTCATCGGAGCTGCCGTGGCAGATGGGAAAGTTACCCCTAGGGTGCAGGCTTTAATCAAAATCCTTCTCAAGTATCAGCATACTGACGATTTCCGTGCTATCATCTTTGTGGAGCGAGTTGTCACGGCATTAGTTCTTCCTAAG GTGCTTGCAGAGCTTCCATCTTTAAGCTTTATCCGATGTGCAAGCTTGATAGGTCATAACAACAATCAAGAGATGCGCACAAGCCAAATGCAGGATACCATTGCAAAATTTCGTGATGGCCGA GTTACACTGTTAGTCGCGACTAGTGTTGCTGAGGAAGGACTTGATATTCGACAGTGCAATGTTGTCATTCGCTTTGACCTTGCAAAGACGGTCTTGGCCTACGTACAGTCTCGTGGTCGTGCAAGAAAGCCTGGGTCTGACTACATATTGATGGTTGAAAG GGAAAATCTGGCACATGAAACTTTCTTGAGGAATGCTCGAAATAGTGAGGAGACGTTGAGAAAAGAGGCTATAGAAAGAACTGATCTCAGTCATCTTGATGGTACTCTGCTAAATTCCATTGATACATCACCTGATTCGATGTATCAGGTCGAATCAACAGGTGCTGTTGTCAGCTTGAATTCTGCAGTTGGGCTCGTACATTTTTACTGTTCACAGCTACCAAGTGACAG GTACTCAATTCTTCGTCCAGAATTTATTATGCAAAAACATGAGAAGCCAGGGGGTTCCATGGAGTATTCCTGCAAACTTCAACTTCCCTGTAATGCTCCATTTGAGAAACTTGAGGGTCCTATATGCGGCTCAATTCGTCTGGCACAACAA GCTGTTTGTTTGGCTGCCTGTAAGAAGCTGCATGAGATGAATGCCTTCACAGATATGCTTTTACCTGATAGAGGAAGTGGAGAAGGAGAGAAGACCGAACAGAATGAAGGTGATCCACTCCCTGGAACGGCACGCCATAGAGAGTTTTAtcctgaaggtgttgctgaaattttGAGA GGAGAATGGATTTTATGTGGAAGAGATGGCTGCCAAAGCACTCAATTTATTAAGTTGTATATGTATTCTGTCAATTGTGTGGACGTAGGGGCATCTAAGGACCCTTTCCTTGCACAACTTTCGaatttttctattatttttggcaGTGAGTTGGATGCAGAG GTTCTATCGACGCCAATGGATCTCTTTGTTGCCAGGACAATGATAACAAAGGCATCTCTTGTATTCCGTGGACCAATTGAAGTTACAGAAAGTCAG CTGGTTCTGCTGAAGAGCTTTCATGTTAGGCTCATGAGCATAGTCCTTGATGTTGATGTTGATCCCTCAACTACACCTTGGGATCCAGCAAAAGCATACCTGTTTGTCCCTGTAGGAACTGAGAAGTGCACAGATGCTTTAAGAGAGATCGATTGGACTTTGGTCAACAGCATTGTGAATACTGATGCCTGGAATAATCCACTTCAAAAGGCACGACCAGATGTCTACCTAGGCACCAATGAGAGGACACTTGGTGGAGATAAGAGAGAGTATGGGTTTGGAAAATTGCGTAATGGAACCGCTTTTGGACAGAAGGCACATCCGACTTATGGTATTAGAGGAGCCATTGCTGACTTTGATATTGTCAAAGCATCTGGATTAGTTCCTTCTCGTGATAGAGGTTATTCAAGTGACTATCAGAATCAAGGCAAGTTGTTCATGGCAGATTCATGCTGGGATGCTAAAGATCTTTCTGGAATGGTTGTCACTGCTGCCCACTCAGGAAAGCGGTTCTATGTGGACTGTATTTGCTATAACATGAATGCAGAAAATTCATTTCCTAGGAAGGAAGGCTACTTGGGGCCTCTGGAATATAGCTCATATGCCGATTACTACAAGCAGAA ATATGGTGTGGAGCTAGTGTATAAGAAACAACCTCTTATACGTGCACGTGGTGTTTCCTATTGCAAGAATCTTCTGTCTCCTAGATTTGAGCATTCTGAAG CTAGAGAAGGTGACTTTTCGGAGAACGTTGACAAAACATACTATGTGTATTTACCACCTGAACTTTGCCTTGTGCACCCCCTTCCTGGATCACTTATTCGTGGAGCTCAAAGGTTGCCATCGATAATGAGAAGGGTTGAGAGTATGCTTCTTGCGGTTCAATTGAAGGAAACAATTGATTATCCTGTTCCTGCAGTTAAG ATATTAGAAGCCTTGACTGCTGCATCATGCCAGGAAACATTCTGCTATGAAAGAGCAGAGTTACTGGGTGATGCATACCTGAAATGGGTTGTGAGTAGATTCCTTTTCCTAAAATATCCTCAGAAGCATGAGGGACAGCTTACAAGGATGCGACAGCAGATGGTCAGTAACATGGTCCTCTACCAATTTGCCCTGAATAAAACTCTTCAATCGTATATTCAAGCAGATCGGTTTGCCCCATCAAGATGGGCAGCTCCAGGAGTACTACCTGTATTTGATGAGGAGACTAGAGAATCTGAACCGTCCATCTTTGGTGAGGGGTCAATACCTGGTAATGAAGTACAGAAGGATTATGACGATGACTACACGGATAGCATTCAAGAGGAGGGTGAAATTGACGGAGATTCTAGCTGCTATCGTGTTCTCTCAAGCAAGACTCTAGCAGATGTCGTTGAAGCACTTATTGGGGTCTATTATGTAGCAGGAGGGAAAATTGCTGCAAACCACCTAATGAAGTGGATTGGGATTCATGCCGAGTTGGATCCTCAAGAGATCCCTCCTCCGAAGCCATATAATATACCTGAGAGCATATTGAAAGGCATTGACTTTGAGACATTGGAAGGCATCTTGGGTATGAAATTCCAGAATAAAGGTTTTATTATTGAGGCTATAACGCATGCATCCAGGCCATCTTCTGGTGTTTCCTGTTACCAGCGGTTGGAATTTGTTGGTGATGCTGTGTTGGATCATCTCATCACAAAGCATCTATTTTTTACATATACTGATCTACCTCCTGGTCGCTTGACTGACCTGAGAGCTGCAGCTGTTAATAATGAAAACTTTGCAAGGGTTGCAGTTAGACGTAAGCTGCACGGACATCTTCGTCATGGATCATCTGCACTGGAAAAACAG ATTCGGGAGTTCGTGAAGGATGTCCGAGAAGAGATTTCAAAATCAGGTTTCAATTCTTTTGGACTAGGGGACTGCAAGGCTCCTAAAGTTCTTGGAGACATTATTGAGTCTATTGCTGGGGCAGTATTCCTGGATAGTGGGTATGACACCTCGGCAGTCTGGAAG GTGTTCCAACCGCTCCTTGAACCTCTGGTAACGCCAGAGACCCTTCCGATGCATCCGATTAGGGAGCTCCAAGAACGGTGCCAGCAACAAGCAGAAGGCTTAGAATACAAAGCATCCCGGGCAGGCAATGTAGCTACTGTTGAAGTCTTTGTTGATGGTGTTCAGATTGGTGTAGCTCAGAATCCCCAGAAGAAAATGGCACAGAAGTTGGCGGCGAGGAACGCACTTGTGGTCCTGAAGGAGAAGGAAACCGCAGCAAAGAAAGAGACCGAAAAGGACGGTGATAAGAACAATGCCGGGTTCACCAGGCAGACCCTGAACGACACTTGCTTGAGAAGGCAGTGGCCGATGCCACAGTACAGGTGCATAAACGAGGGCGGCCCTGCTCATGCTAAAAGATTTGTCTACGCGGTCAGGGTCAATACATCCGATCGCGGATGGACCGACGAGTGCGTCGGAGAGCCGATGCCGAGCGTGAAGAAGGCCAAGGACTCTGCCGCGATGCTTCTCCTCGAGCTTCTGAACCGAAGTTTCCCTGAAAAGCCTGACGGTAAGAAGTGA
- the LOC123093774 gene encoding nascent polypeptide-associated complex subunit alpha-like protein 2, whose translation MVSEQTPVATEPELESGDAAPEVIKAEEPAEDGAPVVEDVKEGDGDEEEEEDEDDDEDDEDEDGELGVAGSEGSKQSRSEKKSRKAMMKLGMKPVTGVSRITIKRAKNILFVVSKPDVFKSPTSETYVIFGEAKIEDLSSQLQAQAAQQFRMQDLSKAMRPDAAAAGAPADEEEVVDETGIEARDIDLVMTQASVSRAKAVKALKAHDGDIVSAIMELTA comes from the exons ATGGTCAGCGAGCAGACGCCGGTGGCCACCGAGCCGGAGCTGGAGAGCGGCGACGCGGCGCCGGAGGTCATCAAGGCCGAGGAGCCCGCagaggacggcgcgcccgtcgtCGAGGACGTCAAGGAGGGCGAcggtgacgaggaggaggaggaggacgaggatgacgacgaggacgacgaggatgaagaCG GCGAGCTGGGTGTGGCCGGGAGCGAGGGGTCGAAGCAGAGCCGGAGCGAGAAGAAGAGCCGCAAGGCCATGATGAAGCTGGGGATGAAGCCCGTCACCGGCGTCAGCAGGATCACCATCAAGAGAGCCAAGAAC ATCCTGTTCGTGGTGTCGAAGCCGGACGTGTTCAAGAGCCCGACGTCGGAGACGTACGTGATCTTCGGGGAGGCCAAGATCGAGGACCTGAGCTCGCAGCTGCAGGCGCAGGCGGCGCAGCAGTTCAGGATGCAGGACCTGAGCAAGGCGATgaggcccgacgcggcggcggccggggcgcccgccgacgaggaggaggtggtggacgaGACCGGCATCGAGGCCCGCGACATCGACCTCGTCATGACGCAGGCCAGCGTCTCCCGCGCCAAGGCCGTCAAGGCCCTCAAGGcgcacgacggcgacatcgtcagCGCCATCATGGAGCTCACCGCCTAG